Genomic DNA from Chloroflexia bacterium SDU3-3:
TGGATGATCGGCTGGCCGATTTCTACCAGTTCTACGACCTGAGCGCGATCGAGAAGTATGAGTATAGCTCGCGCTACACGGGCAAGAACACGGCCTCGAATCCGGCGATCAAAATCCACATGGGTGGTATCCGCAAGCTGCTATTTGGGGCCGAATGCCTGCTGATCAAGCACCCGCTGATGCTTATGACGCCTGACATGGTGGCCTTCGACGGGACGACCCACGATATCCGCAATGCCCGCGTGGCCGATTTTAGCTGCGTGCTGCTGCACTACAAGTTCATCAGCGCGCTGCCCGAGCAGACCGTGAGCGCCATCCAGGAGGGCCAGTACTGGCAGGGATCGGCGGAGTATCGGCTCTACCACAAGGTGCTGGAGCACAGCCCGAACCTCAGCATTCGCCAGCCAAGCTCGCTGCAGCTGCGCTCGGCGGATGACCTGATCGACCAGGGCTTTATGGTGGTCTCGCCCGCCTACGAGGACTGGGTACGGCGCGAACAGCAGGGCTAGGCCGCAGCGCGCACCCGGCGCAAAATGTCGGTATAATTTTGAGCCGAGACGTCGAGCTGGAAAAGAAGAGGCCGCGCGTGCGCCCACAGCGACACGCCTTTCGCGCCGCGCTCGCGGGTGTCCGCGCCGCGTGGTGGCAATTCGAGATCCTGAGGAAGGCACTATTATGACAACAGAGGAATGGCCGGATAGCCGCACATTCTGGGGCAAGCGCCGCGTGGTGGTGGCTGGCGGCGCTGGCTTCCTGGGCAGCTTTGTGGTAGCGAAGCTGCGGCAGCGCGGGGCGGGCGAGGTGTTCGTGCCGCGCAGCCGCGAGTACGATCTGACGCAGCTGGATGCGGTGCAGCGGCTGCTGCGCGATACCAAGCCCGATATCGTGATCCACATGGCCGCCAAGGTGGGCGGGATCGGGGCCAACCAGCTCTACCCCGCCGAGTTCTTCTACGACAACCTGATGATGGGCGCGCAGCTGATGCACGAGAGCTACAAGGCCGGGATCGAGAAGTTCGTGGCGATCGGCACGGTCTGCGCCTACCCGAAGCACACGCCGGTGCCCTTCCGCGAGGAAGACCTGTGGAACGGCTACCCCGAGGAGACTAACGCGCCCTATGGGCTGGCCAAGAAGATGCTGCTGGTGCAGAGCGAGGCCTACCGCCAGCAGTACGGCTTCAACTCGATCTACCTGCTGCCCGTGAACCTCTATGGCCCGCGCGACAACTTCGACCCGGCCAGCTCGCACGTCATCCCAGCGATCATCCGCAAGTGCCTAGAGGCCAAGGAGAAGGGTGCGCCTAGCATCGAGGCCTGGGGCGACGGCTCGCCGACGCGCGAGTTCCTGTATGTCGAAGATGCCGCCGAGGGGATCGCGCTGGCCGCCGAGCGCTACAACCAGAGCGAGCCGGTGAACATCGGCAGCAGCTTCGAGATCAGCATCCGCGACCTGACCGAGCTGATCGCGCGGCTGACCGGCTACGAGGGCAAGATCGTGTGGGACACATCGAAGCCCAACGGCCAGCCGCGCCGCAAGCTGGATGTGAGCCGGGCCGCCGCGCGCTTTGACTTCCGCTCATCCACGCCGTTCGAGCGCGGCCTGCGCGACACGATCGACTGGTACATCCAGCAGCACAAGGCCGAAACCCAGGTGCTGCAGCCCTAGCCGACGATCAGCACGATGGCCGCAAGGATGCACAGCAGGCCAAAAAGCTGGCTGCGGCGCAGCTTTTCATGCAGCACGCCCCAGGCCAGCAGCACGGTGGAGGCTGGATAGAGCGAGGACAGCACCGACGCGATATCCAGCCCGCCGAGCTGGCTGGACAGCACGAAGAAGACATTCCCGAAAATATCGAGCAGCGCGCTGAGCGCGATAATGCCCAGCGCAGGCGGGGAGATCGCGAGGCGGCGGCGCTGGGCCAGCACGGTGCTGGCGTTGATTAGCAGGTTGACCGTGCGCGCCACCACCAGCGGCCAGTAGGTGCCGCCCGCCGCGCCCGCGTGGTTGATCAGGATGAAGAAGGTGCCGAAGCCGCAGCCGGCGGCGACCGCCAGCCATAGCCCCTTGGGCGAGGCGCCGCGCGCGCCCGACTGCGAGACCAGCCAGATGCCCAGCAGCGCCACCGCGAAGCCGAGCAGGCGCTGTGGCCCCGGCAGCGCCACGGTGAGCGCGGCAAACAGCACCGGCAGCGCGGCGGCGATCACCGCCGAGGTGGGGGCCACCACCGCCGCCTGGCCCAGCGCGAGGCCGCGGTAGAGCATGGCGAGGCCCAGCGCGCCACCCACGCCCGCTGCAGCCGCCCACAGCAGCTGGCCACCGGCGGGCAGCGGCTCGCCGGTGGCCAGCGCCAGCCCGACCAGACAGACTATGCCAAACGCCGCGCTGAGCGTGAGCACCCACGGCAGCGCCACTCGCCGCGCCGCCAGCCCACCGCAGAAATCGCCCCCGCCCCATGTAAGCGCCGAGATCAGCCCCAAAACCGCCGCAGTGCTATCGCCCACGCAGAAACTCCTCCACCGACTGCTCGGGCGTGATCGCGCCCGCCAGAACGGCATCGTTGTAGGTGCGCTTCCAGGTCGCGAGCATGGGGGTGGCGGTGCGGAACTCGGCAAAGATGATGCGGGCCACACCCCCGCAGGCCAGCATGCCCGAGTCGACAAAGTCGGCGGCGGCGCGCTCGCGGTCGTAGGGCAAGCGCTGGATCTCGGCGTGCCAGCGCTCGCCCAGCCAGGTCATGCGGGCGTAGGAGGCCCGCGCGTCGCCATCGAAGGGCATGCCGACCGCGCCGCAGTTCACCACCAGCGTGTCATCCAGGCTGCGGATGAGCGGGCGGTGGGTGTGGCCGCACACAAACAGCGGCGGCGGCGGCGCGATCTGCTGGCGCAGCACCTCGTCGGGCGTGTCCACCAGGATGTTGGCGCGGTCGTGCAGCATGGAGGCGTGCACCACGCGCACCTCGCCGCCGTCGGGAGCCTCCAGCCGAATGATGGTCGGCATGGCCGCCAGCACGCCCGCGTCGCCCAGCTGGGCCGCTGTCCAGCGCACGTGCGCACGGACCGCCTCGGTTAGGTCCTGGGCGGGCGCAGGGTTGGCCGCGATGTCGATCACATACTGCTCGTGGTTGCCGCGCAGCACCTGCCAGCCATCCTGGCGCTGGCGCTCCAGCACGAAGGCCAGACACTCGCGCGAGCGCGGCCCGCGGTTGACGATATCGCCCGCCACCACCACCGCATCGGGGTGCCAGCGCGCGATATCATCGGCCACGGCGCGCAGCGCGGCCAGGTTGGCGTGGATATCGGAGAGAACCGCAAGTTTCACAGCTAGTCCTTGTATTCAGCATGAGGAAGGGTAGAATCGCGCACGGCTGGCGGCGGTGCCAGGGGCAACACGGGGCCATCACACGGGGGAGCATTGCCATGTCAATAGTATAGCACTTGCCCCTAGCAGCAAAGCGGCGTATACTAAAACGTGTACCGGAATCGTGTAAGGACACGCCTATGTTCCGCCTCGGCATCGGCCCGCGAATCCTCGGCAGGGCCGCGCTGCGCCGCCAGACCGAGCCGCGCGAGGGCGAGCCAGGCCCGCAGGCCAGCCAGCAGCTGCAGCTGCGCGACGCGCTGCGCTACCTGGGCGGGCTAGGCGTAGGCGGCTACCGCCTGCCCGACACGCTGGCCGCGCCCGACGGCACGCAGCCGGATGCCGCGCTCGGGGCCGCGCTGGGCGCGCAGGCCCGCACGTGCGGCATCCGGCTCTCCTTCCACCCCGGCCTGCACACCGCGCTGGCCGCCCCCGACGCTGCCGTGGCCCAGGCCGCCCTGGCCGAGGTCGAGCGCTGCGCCGCACTGCTCGACGCCCTGGCCGCCGCCGACGGCGTGATCGTGCTGCACGTGGGCGGGGCGCAGGGCGGCCACGAGGCGGCGCTGGCGCGCTTCGCCGCCCGCCATGCCGCGCTGTCGGCGCGGGCGAGGCACTACGTGGCCGTCGAGGCCGACGACCACAGCTTCGACATCGCCGCGCTGCTGTGGCTGGCCCGCACCTGCCGCGTACCGCTGATCTTCGACAGCCTCCACTTCCAGCTGCACAACCCGCAGCGGCTGCGGCTCGACGAGGCGCTGGGGCTAGCCCTCGCCACCTGGCCCGCGGGCAGGCGGCCCAAGATCCACCTGAGCACCCAGCGCACCGAGGCCCACCTGCGCCCTGGCCGGGGCGGGCGGGGCGACCAGATCATCCCGCCCCGGCGCGGCCAGCACGCCGATTTCCTCAACCCCTTCGAGGTGGCCGCGCTGCTGCGGCAGGCCCACGGCCTCGGCCAGTTCGACATCATGATCGAGGCCAAGGCCGCCGACCTGGCCCTGCTGCGCCTACGCGACGATCTGCGCACACTGGCCCCCGACGTGGCCGCGCTGGAAGAGCCGCCCCATGTTTGAGCACCCGCCATCCACCCCCGCGCTAGTGGCCATCCTGCCGCGCCGCGCCGACCTCGCGCTGGCGCGCGACGCGGGCTGGTACCGCATCCCCCTGCGCCGCACCCCCACTGGCGCTGGCGCGGCCATCCTGGCCTTCTACTTGCCCGCGTGCTTCGGCCCAATGCGCTGGTCGGTGCGCTGGGCCGCCGAGGTGCGCGGCATTCGCACCTGCACCAGGGCCGAGCTGCTGCCCGGCCAGCCGCGCCACCCCCGCGCCGCTGAGCTATACCTGCGCTACGACATCGGCCCGCTGCTGCCCCTGCCAGCACCCATCCCCAGCGCCAGGCTGCGCCGCATCAGCTTCATACCCACCACGCTGGGCCAGCTGCTGCGCGCCGCCGATGTGCGCGAGCTCTGGCACCCCGAGGACGCCGCCGCCGCCGAGGTCTGGGGCGCGGGTCTGGCGGGCCGCAGCATCCACACTG
This window encodes:
- a CDS encoding GDP-L-fucose synthase yields the protein MTTEEWPDSRTFWGKRRVVVAGGAGFLGSFVVAKLRQRGAGEVFVPRSREYDLTQLDAVQRLLRDTKPDIVIHMAAKVGGIGANQLYPAEFFYDNLMMGAQLMHESYKAGIEKFVAIGTVCAYPKHTPVPFREEDLWNGYPEETNAPYGLAKKMLLVQSEAYRQQYGFNSIYLLPVNLYGPRDNFDPASSHVIPAIIRKCLEAKEKGAPSIEAWGDGSPTREFLYVEDAAEGIALAAERYNQSEPVNIGSSFEISIRDLTELIARLTGYEGKIVWDTSKPNGQPRRKLDVSRAAARFDFRSSTPFERGLRDTIDWYIQQHKAETQVLQP
- a CDS encoding DMT family transporter, producing MPFWRARSRPSSRWRSFCVGDSTAAVLGLISALTWGGGDFCGGLAARRVALPWVLTLSAAFGIVCLVGLALATGEPLPAGGQLLWAAAAGVGGALGLAMLYRGLALGQAAVVAPTSAVIAAALPVLFAALTVALPGPQRLLGFAVALLGIWLVSQSGARGASPKGLWLAVAAGCGFGTFFILINHAGAAGGTYWPLVVARTVNLLINASTVLAQRRRLAISPPALGIIALSALLDIFGNVFFVLSSQLGGLDIASVLSSLYPASTVLLAWGVLHEKLRRSQLFGLLCILAAIVLIVG
- a CDS encoding metallophosphoesterase family protein; translation: MKLAVLSDIHANLAALRAVADDIARWHPDAVVVAGDIVNRGPRSRECLAFVLERQRQDGWQVLRGNHEQYVIDIAANPAPAQDLTEAVRAHVRWTAAQLGDAGVLAAMPTIIRLEAPDGGEVRVVHASMLHDRANILVDTPDEVLRQQIAPPPPLFVCGHTHRPLIRSLDDTLVVNCGAVGMPFDGDARASYARMTWLGERWHAEIQRLPYDRERAAADFVDSGMLACGGVARIIFAEFRTATPMLATWKRTYNDAVLAGAITPEQSVEEFLRGR
- a CDS encoding UV damage endonuclease UvsE; protein product: MFRLGIGPRILGRAALRRQTEPREGEPGPQASQQLQLRDALRYLGGLGVGGYRLPDTLAAPDGTQPDAALGAALGAQARTCGIRLSFHPGLHTALAAPDAAVAQAALAEVERCAALLDALAAADGVIVLHVGGAQGGHEAALARFAARHAALSARARHYVAVEADDHSFDIAALLWLARTCRVPLIFDSLHFQLHNPQRLRLDEALGLALATWPAGRRPKIHLSTQRTEAHLRPGRGGRGDQIIPPRRGQHADFLNPFEVAALLRQAHGLGQFDIMIEAKAADLALLRLRDDLRTLAPDVAALEEPPHV